Genomic segment of Arachis hypogaea cultivar Tifrunner chromosome 16, arahy.Tifrunner.gnm2.J5K5, whole genome shotgun sequence:
CTACTATATTATGTGTACATAAATCAGTtactaaatataatatataacatcattttaatatacaaataatatttttatattacaaaATTCATTAACTTGTTAGCCAATGGCCTTTAGGCTAATTttcttatttgaaaaaaaatcaaaagtagGTAAGTCATCGCTGACTCTGATTCTGCTAGTTGCCACCATGGACTACGTAACCATTGGTAATTGGTATTTAGTATTTATCAAAAGTCACTGTTGCTATTTAGAAATTTTCCTTCCTCAGAATCTTATAAAAACCATATTGGAATCCGCATTTTATATGCTGTGGCCAAATGGCTAATTCAAGGCCAAACAAGTTATTATCATACGCAACACAAGGGACCCCTGATTTTTAGTTATGTCTGATGGGTCCTAATCAGATACGTATAATTAATAAAAGACAACACACCGGAACATATAATACAGGGTTCTGTATTTTGGTTGGTTATACCGTACAAGAAATACAACATGGATGTTAGAATCAAGTATTATCTTTTGTTTATCATTAACAGTACTATATATCCTCCAAAAATAGTCACCAAATTAAAACttcttagaaatttttttaataaagttagATGAAATAAATTGTAATATGATAGGGTTATATGTGTTGTATGAATGACAGTGCCCTCAGAGTAGATTAGAGACAGAGCAATGTTAGTAAagcaatttttttaatcaatatcaattaaatttttataattttatttatcttaaattttaggttgtacattataaatttttaactcTAAATTCTAATTTGTAaagtttaaattctaaattcttcaaaaaaatttaatttaaaaaaatactaatattaattaattaaaaattaattttttatattttttttagctaTTACGCATAAGTTCCCCCAATTAATAACTGATCTCATTTGTTATAATAAGAACCAATTTAAGAAAggatttagttaatatatattttaaaagtacaagttaaaatattattaataaaaaaatttaaaataaatctttttattttaataaataaataataaatacattaaaaatttaaattttatataatttttttaatttataacttTAGTTTGTATCCTTATAATATATATTAGCTaactctttaaaaaaataattgttttttatttttttaatattattaatatattaaaattaattaatatatattttaaatttatttttaatatatattttatattaataattaattttaatatatacctaaAATATTGCTTTTTCCGAATATGtcaaagcaagaatagtaaaaaaTTGCATACATTATTATTAGTCCACACTCACCAACTCTATCTATTTAGTTCCCACTCTCCTTCATCTATAATCTCTCATCAATCATCAGTTTTCACTTGGAATATACTATTAGCATACTATGCTAACAAAAAAACCAGCATCTTTTTAACTacctataatatttttaattatacaaaataattaataaattcatCATCATTATTTGTTCATATAAATTCAATTTGATCAGCTGTTATATTGCAGAGGAAGTATATACACAAATTTAACTATACATATCGaaattcttaatttaaaaaagaaaaaaaataatataacagtaattagttctttttattttaaaaattttaaatcaatgaaaataaaaaattaaaaaaatattatatatttaaatttatgtactttttatgtactcttattataattaattattatcaatattaaactaataaaaaataatataaataacattaATATATCCAAAGTGGTTAAAGCAACATAAATCTAAGAAACTACAAGTACATCACACACACCAAAAGAAACAAATTAAAAGCAGAAACCAGTAAAACATAGCAAAAAAACAACATAAACACTTGTATACATGTATGCTtagaaaactaaaattaaaattactattttCCTATCGAAATTTGACATCTCAGCAGTTACTACTCATGATTTGATTCGGCATAAGTATCTATATATTATAAAGAAAAAGATGTGTCTGAACTGCGAAGTGAGGCGGTGTTGTGTTTGGATTAGAAAGTGGGATAAGTGGGAAGATGGTGTGGGAGCCTGAAACGGACCTGAGAAGCGGGTGATTGGACGGCAACACCATGCCAGCAGATGCCTCCTTTACATGTCTTGTGAGAACGATGGTTGTTTGTTGCAGCGGCCGAGGCGGCAAATACATACGCGGCCTTGCGTGATAGGTCCCAGGCGAGTGCTAACAGCAAGATGAGAGCCACGAAGatggaagagaagaagaggagagCAAAAGCGCCTCCCAGGTTTTGGCCACACGCAAGGCCGTACACCTTCATACATGCTATCACTGCCACATAGATGACTGTGAGGTTGCTCACCACTCTGTCGCTAATTGTTGCCATCATCGATATCAAATCTATGAGAAAGAATAACAACAAACACGCCCTTTAAACTTTTACTTCTCAATATACAATGTTGAGTCTCTGTACGCTCTCttcttttaactttattttataatttttttttaaaaaagatatagatAAACTATATTTAACTAATCAATTTTAAATCATTataattaatcattattaattttatattttgaaaaataaaatttaagtcattattaattaataataattaattaatataaaatataatttaaaaatatttattaatttatcattGGTACAAAATtgttttttacataaaattaggGCACACAAATCACTGTTTATCATTTTATTATTGAAGAAAATGATTTTGacattcttattttttataaaaaatattatttatatactaaaattaattattaaaataaatttttatgtatcaagatttaattttattcatcaagTAAAAATAATGgcttaagtaattttttatttctataaaatatctatttttttattataatctctataaaaattaaaatatttttattttaatttatataattaatttgttgGATTAAATATTGATGTAACAAGCTAAATGATAATGTTATCACATCAGTATTGTAGTCACTTAGTAGAATAAACTAACCATATATTTAAATCATCACATAATGTttgttatgtaattttttttatataaaagtatggaatatcattatttttaacataaataaacagTTTAAAGTTATTTTcaagtttttataattataaagttaGTGAAATCACATACACTGCTACAAGAATATAGTAGTCTtcgtattttattttagaatttagctGATACATTCTATAACGTTATcaattgaaaagaattttataaaagtatataaatttaagtttttaaatatttattaaagtataaaattaaatttaaaagttcttactaataataatttaaacatATATTCTAAAAGTCGAtcctttattttatatatctgaTTAAATTACCAAACTGGGTCCCTAGTTATATATTGGTTGTCTGAAATGATGGAAAAGATAGAGAACATTGATTGCCACATCGTGCTTATCTTCATTTATCCTTTCCTTTCCTTCGAAAACAATGCAATTTCAATTGGAGAGTGTTATAAATTAAAGTGAAGTGCAacagaacaaaaataaattaaaagccgCTTTCTATTCGGTATGGAAGACAAAAccactttttcattcttcttgttTATAAATACTATATCCATTCTATCTTGATCCACCCTCTGGAGTTTTCCTTTCATaacatattttcatttttatattcATCCTCTCTTGtctataaatagttaaatactatAACCTTTTCTAGAATATACTTTTCCAACCACGCTAACCAAAATCTGCAACAAAATATTAATCCTTAATATAAAATacgtattaaaatataaaatataaaatatatattaaaaataaattaaattatatatatttatataaaaatatacaataattaattttaatatataaataatatttttctatcaTGTTTACATTCAAaagttaatatttattttaaaatagaaatatattAATACTTTTAGAATTAATTGGAGATTATTGAAGTCAAAATTTCAGTAACGATATTTTGATAAGAATATCTACAAAAATATATAACCATGTTTatcttaatttattaattaaatgtattttgctaattaaataaaataaattaggcaGGGACTGTATATTATTATTGATAGatagaaaaattttaacaaaCTGTAAAAGGTTATGAGAACTTTGATCACGAAAacaaaagaagttaaaaaataacgaaatactaaatatatttacaaataataaaaaacaataaaataattttagagatgatattttaatataattttttgtaaatattattaaaaaataattattttatttttaaaatttaataattttatgtcaaataaatttatttaaatttttttattgtaaatgactaatttttttaaaaaataaaaaatatacatagagatcaaattttattttaattttgttcgtactttctaaatatttattcagaTATTGTCGTAAAAATTtggatcaaataaataaattatttgtttaatataataaattcttttattatatttttaaattatttaataattatttcatCAATAAcatctaataaaattttttttatcaatgtgTAAATCTTTTATATTGGAATTAGTAATTAACTCTAACCTGACAATGCAAGTAATTAGGgcaattttcttaaataaataaaataggttttaaaatTATCTGAGATGTAATTGTATTTTTTCatgaatttataaaaattactacTGCCAGCAGTGGATTAGGGTCTAATGTAAATTGCTGCTGGCAGCCGCGGTTTATGTGCACTTGGAGTTAAACAAAAATCGCTATAGGCAGCAGCGGTTTCTGTAGAGCACGATTTGACCATAAATCGCTATAGGCAATAGCGGTTTATGCATGGGAAACAATAAACGTAAACCGCTATAAACAATAACAATTTACGTGGAAAGAACGTCTATAAAAACCGTGGCTTGCAGTCGCAGATTTCATTTGTGTCATTTGTGGGGTTGGCTTGAGAGAGAAAAGTTGTAGAGAGAAGGAGGAGCACTTAGAGGAGGGTTCTTGGATTTTTTTGAGCGCTTACCTTTAGGTAGAGATCATGGCAGACGAACAGAACTTGTACCGACTGAATGGTGTTGTCCATATTGCCGGTGCCATTGCCAATGAGgttagctttattttatttatctgagCATTAACATTTGTTAGATAGGTTATGGAATGTAGGGTATAGGAGTTAGAATATTAATCTAAACCTTATACTTGAGTGTTAGATCTTACTTAGGATGTGGAATGTAGTGTCGTATATGCTAGGTTAGACGACATTGGAATAATAGGTGaagataatttaattttaattttaattattcggTTTAAAATATAGCTAAGAAACTGGTATTTAGTCAGAAATCGATTCAGGTTAAGAACgtgtttattttttatgttcCCTTGGTATCCGGGATTTGAAGTTTATAACCGGTTTTTGAAGTATGTAACAAATCAAAGATTTAACAGTTTGAATGTATAAgtgaataataatttaattaattaattgtttagttGTGTCGTTGTGtggtaatatttatttatttattcggtCGAATAAGCTAAGATTTTTCCGTGTTGCATGTAAATTTGAACAATGTTGTGGATGTCTTTCGTGTATGGTGCAACCAAGCAGGTGTATCTACAGTGTGAGGCGGCAACAAAATATGTCAATGCATAACATAATCATACCTTATTTAGAGAGGGCTGGTTTGTACCACTTGGTCAGGCTAAACAGCGTTGGTTCTGGTTGGATGAGCCTATGGTTAATGCGTTCATTGAGAGGTGGCATCCCGAGACGCATACTTTTCATATGCCTTTTGGAGAGTGCACAGTGACACTGCAAGATGTGGCGTTTCAGCTTGGGTTGCCTATTGATGGGAGGGTTGTTAGTGGTTGCCTTGCAGAGTTTGAAAATTTCATGGAGGGTGGCCGACCAGCCTGGGAATGGTTTCAGGAGTTATTCGGTGAGCTGCCTCCACCGAATAAGGTCAAGCAGATGACCGTCCATTTCACATGGTTTTATGAGAGATTTTGGGCGTTGCCAGAAGATGCAACCGAGAATACTGTTTGCATATATGCACATGCCTACCTCATGATGTTGTTATCCACTCAGTTATTTGGGGACAAGAGTGCAAACCGGGTTCATATTCGGTGGTTGTCCTTTGTGGCGAATCTTGATGACATGGGAAGGTATAGTTGGGGATCTGCCGCGTTGGCATGGTTGTATCAATGCATGTGTCAGGTAGCGAACAGAAATGTTACGAACTTGGCGGGTCCTCTTCAGCTGCTACAGAGTTGGATATTCTGGCGGTTTTCCTCATTGCGGCCCTCTGGGTTTGATAATTTTTCATTTCCGTTAGCATCCAGGTATTATTTATTTGgtggaattttgaaaaatattatatcTGGTTTGACGCATTCAGTTTGTAACGGTTGATTATTACTCAAGTGGGCTGCCTACTTACCTCCTAATGATGGAAAAGAGTAGAGGGTTATCAAATATCGCCTTGCATTAAATCGATTGACCGCTCGAGATGTAAGTATCATGGTTGTGGTTCATGTTGCTGCTTATATGTGCATTGTTTTATGTCTTATGAGGATGTCCAATTTTTAGATTGTATGGGAACCTTACTCCTCACTCGACGTATTTGCTGTGGTTCACCCTGAGATTCTTACGGAGGAGCATTCTCGGTTATAGAGAGCGGTGACCAGCTTGATATATTTTGCTGTGATCGAGTGGTATTAAGTTGATAGGATAGTGGCACAGCTTGGATGGGTTCAGCATGTTCTCGAGAGGACTTTGA
This window contains:
- the LOC112754446 gene encoding uncharacterized protein — encoded protein: MATISDRVVSNLTVIYVAVIACMKVYGLACGQNLGGAFALLFFSSIFVALILLLALAWDLSRKAAYVFAASAAATNNHRSHKTCKGGICWHGVAVQSPASQVRFRLPHHLPTYPTF
- the LOC140179798 gene encoding protein MAIN-LIKE 1-like; the encoded protein is MADEQNLYRLNGVVHIAGAIANEAKQRWFWLDEPMVNAFIERWHPETHTFHMPFGECTVTLQDVAFQLGLPIDGRVVSGCLAEFENFMEGGRPAWEWFQELFGELPPPNKVKQMTVHFTWFYERFWALPEDATENTVCIYAHAYLMMLLSTQLFGDKSANRVHIRWLSFVANLDDMGRYSWGSAALAWLYQCMCQIVWEPYSSLDVFAVVHPEILTEEHSRL